The Phoenix dactylifera cultivar Barhee BC4 chromosome 12, palm_55x_up_171113_PBpolish2nd_filt_p, whole genome shotgun sequence genome has a window encoding:
- the LOC103713727 gene encoding protein DEFECTIVE IN EXINE FORMATION 1-like isoform X1 — MRLLAGLYVSLLVLCASWDAICGASDSKQDEEAKKTNKFREREASDDMLGYPNLDEDSLLNTKCPKHVELRWQTEVSSSIYATPLIADINSDGKLEVVVPSFVHYLEVLEGSDGDKLPGWPVFHQSTVHSSPLLYDIDQDGMREIALATYNGVVNFFRASGYMMMDKLEVPRRKVRKNWYVGLHPDPVDRSHPDVHDDLLVQEAAVMNAMSYMNGSMSGLNNSVTSTVGDTGSLKNVSKPDDQGKHDPAQAGQDNVLVNNLHNSTMRTVSPGSTLAENATISQRRLLQDTDSKGAQEEISVSHANDSNLHATTVENNEVLEEGADSSFDLFRNSEDLADQYGYDYDDYVDETMWGDEEWTEDKHEKMEDYVNIDSHILSTPVIADIDNDGIQEMIVAVSYFFDREYYDNPEHLTDLGDIDIEKYVASGIVVFNLDTKQVKWTADLDLSIDTGSFRAYIYSSPTVVDLDGDGCMDILVGTSYGLFYILDHHGKVREKFPLEMAEIQGPVVAADINDDGKIEIVTADTHGNVAAWTAQGDEIWEVHLKSLIPQGPTVGDVDGDGYTDVVVPTISGNIYVLSGRDGSLVHPFPYRTHGRVMSQVLLVDLSRGNEKSKGLTLVTTSFDGYLYLIDGATSCADVVDIGETSYSMVLADNIDGGDDLDLIVSTMNGNVFCFSTSSPHHPLKEWRSPNQGRNNVAYQHNREGIYVSHASRAFRDEEGKHFWVEMEIVDKYRVPSGSQGPYNVTTTLLVPGNYQGERRIAVNQVYKQPGKQRVKLPTVPVRTTGSVLVEMVDKNGLYFSDEFSLTFHMHFYKLLKWLVVLPMMGMFGVLVILRPQEGAPLPSFSRNTD, encoded by the exons ATGAGGCTCCTCGCCGGGCTTTACGTCTCCTTGCTGGTGCTTTGCGCGTCGTGGGATGCTATCTGCGGCGCCTCCGATTCGAAGCAGGACGAAGAAGCGAAGAAGACGAACAAGTTCCGGGAACGCGAAGCCAGCGATGATATGCTCGGATATCCCAACTT AGATGAAGATTCTTTGTTGAACACCAAATGTCCAAAGCATGTTGAATTGAGATGGCAGACTGAAGTTAGCTCCAGCATATATGCGACCCCCTTGATTGCTGATATTAACAG CGATGGCAAGCTTGAGGTGGTGGTGCCATCATTTGTTCATTATTTGGAAGTGCTGGAAGGTTCTGATGGAGATAAACTACCAG gcTGGCCTGTCTTCCACCAATCAACAGTTCATTCGAGTCCTCTCTTATATGATATTGATCAGGATGGTATGAGAGAAATAGCTCTGGCTACTTACAATGGTGTTGTTAATTTTTTCAG ggCCTCAGGCTATATGATGATGGACAAACTAGAGGTACCTCGTAGAAAAGTTCGTAAGAACTGGTATGTTGGCTTGCATCCAGACCCTGTGGACCGTTCTCATCCAGATGTTCATGATGATTTGCTAGTTCAAGAGGCTGCTGTTATGAATGCAATGTCTT ATATGAATGGAAGCATGTCGGGTTTAAATAATTCTGTTACATCAACGGTTGGCGACACTGGCTCATTGAAGAATGTATCCAAGCCAGATGATCAAGGAAAACATGATCCTGCTCAAGCAGGTCAAGATAATGTGCTGGTGAACAACCTGCATAATAGCACTATGCGTACTGTATCACCAGGAAGTACCTTGGCAGAGAATGCAACAATCTCTCAACGGAGACTTCTTCAAGACACTGATTCAAAAGGGGCTCAAGAGGAAATTTCTGTATCTCATGCCAATGATAGCAATTTACATGCAACAACTGTGGAAAACAATGAGGTTCTGGAAGAAGGTGCTGATTCATCTTTTGATTTATTCCGGAATTCAGAAGATCTAGCTGATCAGTATGGTTATGATTATGATGATTATGTGGATGAAACCATGTGGGGAGATGAGGAATGGACAGAAGATAAACACGAGAAAATGGAAGATTATGTGAACATAGATTCGCACATCCTAAGCACTCCA GTAATTGCAGATATTGACAATGATGGCATACAAGAGATGATTGTTGCAGTGTCCTACTTTTTTGATCGCGA GTACTATGATAACCCAGAGCATTTAACAGATTTAGGCGACATTGATATCGAAAAATATGTAGCAAGTGGCATTGTTGTTTTCAATCTTGATACAAAACAAGTCAAATGGACTGCTGATCTTGATCTGAGTATTGATACTGGAAGCTTCCgtgcatatatatattcttctcCTACAGTTGTTGATTTGGATGGTGATGGATGTATGGACATACTTGTTGGCACTTCATATGGCTTGTTTTATATTTTAGATCATCATG GTAAGGTGAGAGAAAAATTTCCACTTGAGATGGCTGAGATTCAGGGACCAGTGGTGGCAGCAGATATAAATGATGATGGTAAAATTGAAATAGTGACAGCTGATACGCATGGAAATGTTGCTGCATGGACCGCCCAAGGAGATGAAATTTGGGAAGTACATCTTAAGAGTCTTATACCACAG GGTCCCACCGTAGGTGACGTTGATGGGGATGGTTATACCGATGTTGTAGTCCCAACAATCTCAGGAAATATATACGTCCTCAGCGGAAGAGATGGTTCACTAGTTCATCCCTTCCCATATCGAACACATGGGAGGGTGATGAGTCAGGTTCTTTTAGTTGATTTAAGCAGAGGCAATGAAAAGTCGAAGGGGTTGACTCTTGTTACAACTTCATTTGATGGTTATTTGTACTTGATTGATGGGGCCACATCATGTGCAGATGTCGTTGACATTGGCGAGACTTC ATACAGCATGGTCTTGGCTGATAATATTGATGGTGGAGATGACCTCGATCTAATCGTTAGTACCATGAATGGCAACGTTTTCTGCTTTTCCACCTCCTCACCACACCATCCTCTTAAG GAATGGAGATCGCCAAACCAGGGTAGGAATAATGTTGCATACCAACATAATCGTGAAGGAATTTATGTCTCGCATGCATCCCGGGCTTTTCGTGATGAAGAAGGCAAACATTTCTGGGTGGAAATGGAGATTGTAGACAAATACAGAGTACCCTCCGGGTCTCAAGGACCTTATAATGTTACA ACAACTTTATTAGTTCCTGGGAATTACCAAGGAGAGAGGCGCATAGCGGTCAATCAGGTCTACAAGCAACCAGGGAAGCAGCGGGTGAAGCTGCCAACAGTACCTGTTCGAACAACAGGCAGCGTGCTAGTGGAGATGGTTGACAAGAATGGACTATATTTCTCTGATGAATTTTCGCTTACATTCCATATGCATTTCTATAAGCTGCTGAAGTGGCTTGTGGTGCTGCCGATGATGGGGATGTTTGGTGTCCTTGTTATTCTACGCCCACAGGAAGGTGCACCTTTGCCATCCTTCTCACGGAATACAGATTAG
- the LOC103713727 gene encoding protein DEFECTIVE IN EXINE FORMATION 1-like isoform X2 yields MVLLIFSGYMMMDKLEVPRRKVRKNWYVGLHPDPVDRSHPDVHDDLLVQEAAVMNAMSYMNGSMSGLNNSVTSTVGDTGSLKNVSKPDDQGKHDPAQAGQDNVLVNNLHNSTMRTVSPGSTLAENATISQRRLLQDTDSKGAQEEISVSHANDSNLHATTVENNEVLEEGADSSFDLFRNSEDLADQYGYDYDDYVDETMWGDEEWTEDKHEKMEDYVNIDSHILSTPVIADIDNDGIQEMIVAVSYFFDREYYDNPEHLTDLGDIDIEKYVASGIVVFNLDTKQVKWTADLDLSIDTGSFRAYIYSSPTVVDLDGDGCMDILVGTSYGLFYILDHHGKVREKFPLEMAEIQGPVVAADINDDGKIEIVTADTHGNVAAWTAQGDEIWEVHLKSLIPQGPTVGDVDGDGYTDVVVPTISGNIYVLSGRDGSLVHPFPYRTHGRVMSQVLLVDLSRGNEKSKGLTLVTTSFDGYLYLIDGATSCADVVDIGETSYSMVLADNIDGGDDLDLIVSTMNGNVFCFSTSSPHHPLKEWRSPNQGRNNVAYQHNREGIYVSHASRAFRDEEGKHFWVEMEIVDKYRVPSGSQGPYNVTTTLLVPGNYQGERRIAVNQVYKQPGKQRVKLPTVPVRTTGSVLVEMVDKNGLYFSDEFSLTFHMHFYKLLKWLVVLPMMGMFGVLVILRPQEGAPLPSFSRNTD; encoded by the exons ATGGTGTTGTTAATTTTTTCAG GCTATATGATGATGGACAAACTAGAGGTACCTCGTAGAAAAGTTCGTAAGAACTGGTATGTTGGCTTGCATCCAGACCCTGTGGACCGTTCTCATCCAGATGTTCATGATGATTTGCTAGTTCAAGAGGCTGCTGTTATGAATGCAATGTCTT ATATGAATGGAAGCATGTCGGGTTTAAATAATTCTGTTACATCAACGGTTGGCGACACTGGCTCATTGAAGAATGTATCCAAGCCAGATGATCAAGGAAAACATGATCCTGCTCAAGCAGGTCAAGATAATGTGCTGGTGAACAACCTGCATAATAGCACTATGCGTACTGTATCACCAGGAAGTACCTTGGCAGAGAATGCAACAATCTCTCAACGGAGACTTCTTCAAGACACTGATTCAAAAGGGGCTCAAGAGGAAATTTCTGTATCTCATGCCAATGATAGCAATTTACATGCAACAACTGTGGAAAACAATGAGGTTCTGGAAGAAGGTGCTGATTCATCTTTTGATTTATTCCGGAATTCAGAAGATCTAGCTGATCAGTATGGTTATGATTATGATGATTATGTGGATGAAACCATGTGGGGAGATGAGGAATGGACAGAAGATAAACACGAGAAAATGGAAGATTATGTGAACATAGATTCGCACATCCTAAGCACTCCA GTAATTGCAGATATTGACAATGATGGCATACAAGAGATGATTGTTGCAGTGTCCTACTTTTTTGATCGCGA GTACTATGATAACCCAGAGCATTTAACAGATTTAGGCGACATTGATATCGAAAAATATGTAGCAAGTGGCATTGTTGTTTTCAATCTTGATACAAAACAAGTCAAATGGACTGCTGATCTTGATCTGAGTATTGATACTGGAAGCTTCCgtgcatatatatattcttctcCTACAGTTGTTGATTTGGATGGTGATGGATGTATGGACATACTTGTTGGCACTTCATATGGCTTGTTTTATATTTTAGATCATCATG GTAAGGTGAGAGAAAAATTTCCACTTGAGATGGCTGAGATTCAGGGACCAGTGGTGGCAGCAGATATAAATGATGATGGTAAAATTGAAATAGTGACAGCTGATACGCATGGAAATGTTGCTGCATGGACCGCCCAAGGAGATGAAATTTGGGAAGTACATCTTAAGAGTCTTATACCACAG GGTCCCACCGTAGGTGACGTTGATGGGGATGGTTATACCGATGTTGTAGTCCCAACAATCTCAGGAAATATATACGTCCTCAGCGGAAGAGATGGTTCACTAGTTCATCCCTTCCCATATCGAACACATGGGAGGGTGATGAGTCAGGTTCTTTTAGTTGATTTAAGCAGAGGCAATGAAAAGTCGAAGGGGTTGACTCTTGTTACAACTTCATTTGATGGTTATTTGTACTTGATTGATGGGGCCACATCATGTGCAGATGTCGTTGACATTGGCGAGACTTC ATACAGCATGGTCTTGGCTGATAATATTGATGGTGGAGATGACCTCGATCTAATCGTTAGTACCATGAATGGCAACGTTTTCTGCTTTTCCACCTCCTCACCACACCATCCTCTTAAG GAATGGAGATCGCCAAACCAGGGTAGGAATAATGTTGCATACCAACATAATCGTGAAGGAATTTATGTCTCGCATGCATCCCGGGCTTTTCGTGATGAAGAAGGCAAACATTTCTGGGTGGAAATGGAGATTGTAGACAAATACAGAGTACCCTCCGGGTCTCAAGGACCTTATAATGTTACA ACAACTTTATTAGTTCCTGGGAATTACCAAGGAGAGAGGCGCATAGCGGTCAATCAGGTCTACAAGCAACCAGGGAAGCAGCGGGTGAAGCTGCCAACAGTACCTGTTCGAACAACAGGCAGCGTGCTAGTGGAGATGGTTGACAAGAATGGACTATATTTCTCTGATGAATTTTCGCTTACATTCCATATGCATTTCTATAAGCTGCTGAAGTGGCTTGTGGTGCTGCCGATGATGGGGATGTTTGGTGTCCTTGTTATTCTACGCCCACAGGAAGGTGCACCTTTGCCATCCTTCTCACGGAATACAGATTAG
- the LOC103713728 gene encoding uncharacterized protein LOC103713728 has product MNFRSLEEFWAYYVSQHSKASTRRWHFFGTLSALLCLLFSLLLLNLWLLLLAPFFGYGLAWYSHAFVERNAPATFSHPLWSLLCDLKMFGLMLTGRMDREIKRLGKRPVLQAF; this is encoded by the coding sequence ATGAATTTCCGGAGCCTGGAGGAGTTCTGGGCGTATTATGTGAGCCAGCACTCCAAGGCGTCGACCCGGCGGTGGCACTTCTTCGGCACCCTCTCCGCACTCCTctgcctcctcttctccctcctcctcctcaacctgtggctcctcctcctcgccccTTTCTTTGGTTACGGCCTCGCCTGGTACAGTCACGCCTTCGTGGAGCGCAACGCCCCCGCCACCTTCTCCCACCCTCTCTGGTCCCTCCTCTGCGACCTCAAGATGTTCGGCCTCATGCTCACCGGCCGGATGGACCGCGAGATCAAGCGCCTCGGCAAGAGGCCCGTCCTGCAGGCCTTCTGA